A DNA window from Pseudorasbora parva isolate DD20220531a chromosome 5, ASM2467924v1, whole genome shotgun sequence contains the following coding sequences:
- the otc gene encoding ornithine transcarbamylase, mitochondrial: MFALRNRIYYSLTFAKCCQSRKFRVGKSSLERVNLKGSSFLTLKDFNAEEIKHILWVSADLKHRIKHRGEYVPLLQGKSIAMIFEKRSTRTRMSTETGFSLLGGHACFLTPQDIHLGINESTTDTARVLSGLADIVLARVYSHSSLEHLDKDASIPIINGLSDLYHPVQILADLLTLQEHYGSIKGLTLAWIGDGNNVLHSFMMSLAKLGVNLKVATPKGYEPDAYITQEAQRLSKQFGTKLHFLTDPVEAARDSNVLVTDTWVSMGQEEEKKKRLKDFHGYQITMQTGSVAAPDWTFLHCLPRKAEEVDDEVFYSPRSLVFAEAENRKWTIMGLMVCILTDYRPQIPRLRF, encoded by the exons ATGTTTGCTCTCAGAAACCGAATATATTATAGTCTGACGTTTGCAAAATGTTGCCAAAGCAGGAAGTTTCG AGTGGGAAAATCAAGTTTGGAGCGTGTTAACCTGAAGGGCAGCAGCTTTCTTACACTAAAGGACTTTAATGCAGAGGAAATTAAACATATACTGTGGGTTTCTGCTGACCTAAAGCATCGAATAAAGCACAGGGGCGAA TATGTCCCATTACTTCAAGGCAAATCTATTGCCATGATATTTGAAAAGAGGAGCACTAGGACCCGCATGTCCACTGAAACAG GGTTTTCTCTGTTGGGTGGCCATGCATGTTTTCTCACACCCCAGGATATTCATCTAGGCATCAATGAAAGTACCACAGACACTGCCAG GGTGCTTTCTGGTTTGGCAGATATCGTGTTAGCTCGGGTGTATAGTCACTCATCTCTGGAGCATCTGGATAAAGACGCTTCTATACCAATCATCAATGGCCTGTCTGACCTCTACCACCCTGTACAGATTCTGGCTGACCTACTGACACTACAG GAGCACTACGGCTCAATAAAAGGCCTCACTCTGGCTTGGATAGGTGATGGAAACAACGTTCTTCACTCCTTCATGATGTCATTGGCTAAACTAGGTGTCAATCTAAAAGTGGCCACACCCAAG GGTTATGAGCCAGATGCTTACATCACTCAAGAGGCTCAGCGTCTATCTAAGCAG TTTGGTACCAAGTTGCACTTCCTGACGGATCCAGTGGAGGCAGCACGGGACAGTAATGTGCTGGTTACTGACACTTGGGTGAGCATGGGCCAagaggaggagaagaagaagagacTAAAAGATTTCCATGGTTACCAGATCACCATGCAG ACAGGAAGTGTGGCTGCACCAGACTGGACATTTCTGCATTGTCTCCCACGTAAAGCAGAGGAAGTAGATGATGAAGTTTTCTACTCACCACGTTCACTTGTGTTTGCTGAAGCTGAGAACCGCAAGTGGACCATTATG GGATTGATGGTGTGCATCCTGACAGACTATAGGCCACAAATTCCCAGACtcagattttaa